Proteins found in one Methanomicrobia archaeon genomic segment:
- a CDS encoding DUF120 domain-containing protein, translating into MIFSLRKLALLGAIEQPIKLSSGHFAEGIGASVQTAARRLQELERENLVHRRIIADGQWIMLTTKGVEFLKKECYEYQELFFSTPKIEVEIAGRLVTGLGEGGYYTTLNGYKKQFEAKLGFIPFPGTLNLSLDLLCIVARKKLDGRKGINIEPFESENRTFGGGKCFPCKILNERAEGIKSAVIIPDRTHYPEDILEIISPVYLRGELDLKNGDEVRTRVAI; encoded by the coding sequence ATAATATTTTCGTTACGGAAGCTCGCGTTGTTAGGTGCGATCGAACAGCCGATTAAATTGTCCTCCGGGCATTTCGCCGAGGGCATTGGAGCGAGCGTACAAACTGCCGCGAGGCGACTGCAAGAGCTTGAAAGAGAAAATCTCGTGCACCGGAGAATAATCGCGGATGGCCAGTGGATAATGCTGACCACGAAGGGCGTAGAGTTCTTAAAGAAGGAATGTTACGAATATCAGGAGCTCTTTTTTTCCACACCGAAGATCGAGGTTGAAATCGCAGGACGGTTGGTAACCGGCCTGGGCGAGGGCGGCTATTACACGACGCTTAATGGATATAAAAAGCAATTCGAGGCTAAATTGGGCTTCATTCCATTCCCCGGCACCCTGAATCTCAGCCTTGACCTGCTCTGTATCGTAGCACGGAAGAAGCTTGATGGACGCAAAGGGATAAATATAGAACCGTTCGAATCCGAGAACCGGACCTTTGGCGGCGGCAAATGTTTCCCTTGTAAGATCTTGAATGAGCGAGCGGAAGGAATAAAAAGCGCGGTTATCATCCCCGATCGTACACACTATCCTGAAGATATTCTGGAGATTATTTCACCGGTTTACTTACGCGGCGAGCTTGATCTTAAGAACGGGGACGAGGTACGAACTCGAGTGGCGATATAA
- the ribB gene encoding 3,4-dihydroxy-2-butanone-4-phosphate synthase gives MSTNNIPESVKKGIAYVQEGKLVLIYDAEDREGETDFVVPASFVTPRTVAYFRNEAGGLICVAIPSTAADKLGLPLMSDILKNMNDNYSYLRKVVEGKGDLQYDKRSSFSLWVNHRDTFTGITDRDRALTIKKIGEAVERVANGGDRSCDFYTEFRAPGHVALLRAADGLLDERQGQTELSVALALLAGIPPAMLICEMLDTKSGRALSKTDAKAFASKRGMIFMEGKEIVEAFHSLSSY, from the coding sequence ATGAGCACGAACAACATCCCGGAATCGGTAAAGAAGGGTATAGCATACGTACAAGAGGGAAAACTCGTGTTGATCTACGATGCGGAAGATAGAGAAGGCGAGACGGACTTTGTCGTACCTGCTTCCTTTGTGACGCCCCGGACGGTCGCGTATTTCAGGAACGAGGCTGGCGGGCTTATATGCGTTGCCATCCCTTCTACTGCTGCTGATAAACTCGGCCTTCCACTGATGAGTGATATTCTGAAGAACATGAATGATAACTACTCGTATCTCAGGAAGGTAGTAGAGGGAAAAGGCGACCTTCAGTACGATAAACGCTCTTCCTTCTCCCTCTGGGTGAACCATCGTGATACGTTCACCGGCATAACCGATAGGGACAGGGCTTTGACCATAAAGAAGATAGGAGAAGCAGTGGAGAGAGTAGCGAACGGTGGTGACCGCTCGTGCGATTTTTACACGGAATTCCGAGCGCCAGGGCATGTCGCATTACTCAGAGCTGCGGATGGCCTGCTCGATGAAAGGCAAGGCCAGACAGAGCTTTCCGTGGCGTTGGCTCTGCTTGCAGGCATCCCTCCAGCTATGTTGATTTGCGAGATGTTAGATACCAAATCAGGGAGAGCGCTCTCCAAGACGGATGCAAAGGCTTTCGCATCCAAACGAGGCATGATCTTTATGGAGGGGAAGGAGATAGTAGAAGCGTTTCATTCGCTTTCATCTTACTAA
- a CDS encoding UPF0058 family protein: protein MKKEELVHLHMLLAQMKKYCEEHGLDCDFKKYNELAISPFQVHRSKDEHKQAIFVLGSELASMAAKSNFIGYK from the coding sequence ATGAAGAAAGAGGAGTTGGTACATCTCCATATGTTACTGGCTCAGATGAAGAAGTATTGTGAGGAGCACGGTTTGGATTGCGATTTCAAGAAATATAACGAGCTTGCGATCTCGCCGTTTCAAGTACACCGTAGCAAGGACGAGCACAAGCAGGCTATTTTTGTGTTAGGATCCGAACTCGCATCAATGGCGGCGAAGAGCAATTTCATCGGCTATAAATAG
- a CDS encoding proline--tRNA ligase, translating into MQRKEEAQTVIQKEGNFSEWYGEILKRAEILDIRYPVKGVYVWYPYGYKLRNLVYSILRSLLNEEHDEVKFPLLIPKDELMKEKEHIKGFEEEVFWVTRGGSTELDIPLALRPTSETAIYPVFKVWIRSHRDLPIRIYQVVNTFRYETKHTRPLIRLREITSFKEAHTAHATLADAEEQVKKAMTLYKSFFDQLAVPYVITRRPDWDKFPGAEYSIAFDTVMPDGRTLQIGTIHLLGESFARTFDIKYEDKDGSLQFVNQTCYGISERCVASVIAIHGDDHGLVLPPQVAPIQVVIVPILFSRKAGGSENGGNPVEDACIVVYEESKKAGIRAFLDDSEDRPGAKFYRWEMRGVPLRIELGPRDLKSKSCEFVMRSDGSRKHVPLRDVVPEVQRTLEEIQMSIHDDANEALRTSIYTYDENSRGNESSEETMAELKRKTERGIVSLFLCGSEECGQAIEEQLGVSVLGEAVNGTIEEREKGECNCVICSRPAKRVYVARAY; encoded by the coding sequence ATGCAACGCAAAGAGGAAGCCCAGACGGTCATACAGAAGGAAGGCAACTTCAGCGAGTGGTATGGCGAGATCCTGAAACGAGCAGAGATTCTGGACATCCGGTATCCGGTGAAGGGCGTGTATGTCTGGTATCCCTACGGCTACAAGTTGCGGAATCTCGTTTACAGCATTCTGCGGTCGCTCTTGAACGAGGAGCACGACGAGGTGAAGTTCCCTCTGCTCATACCGAAGGACGAGCTGATGAAGGAGAAGGAGCACATAAAGGGCTTCGAGGAGGAGGTCTTTTGGGTGACCCGAGGCGGGAGCACCGAATTGGATATTCCGCTCGCACTCCGCCCTACCTCGGAGACCGCGATCTATCCTGTGTTTAAAGTCTGGATACGGTCGCATCGCGACTTACCTATCCGGATCTACCAGGTAGTAAATACGTTCAGATATGAGACGAAACATACACGACCGCTCATTCGGCTGCGGGAGATAACGTCATTCAAAGAGGCGCACACCGCGCACGCAACCTTGGCAGATGCAGAGGAGCAGGTAAAGAAGGCGATGACGTTATACAAAAGCTTCTTTGACCAGCTTGCAGTCCCTTATGTGATCACACGACGACCCGATTGGGACAAATTCCCGGGCGCGGAATATTCTATCGCCTTCGATACCGTTATGCCAGACGGCAGGACGTTGCAAATCGGGACGATTCATTTACTCGGCGAAAGCTTTGCACGAACCTTTGACATAAAATACGAGGATAAAGACGGCTCGTTGCAGTTCGTAAATCAGACCTGCTACGGCATTTCGGAGCGATGCGTCGCCTCGGTGATCGCGATTCACGGTGATGACCACGGCCTTGTACTGCCGCCACAAGTCGCACCCATACAGGTCGTTATCGTGCCGATCCTATTCTCACGCAAGGCAGGAGGAAGCGAAAACGGCGGAAATCCTGTGGAGGATGCATGCATAGTAGTATACGAGGAATCAAAGAAAGCGGGCATACGAGCGTTCCTGGATGATTCAGAGGACAGACCGGGTGCAAAGTTTTATCGATGGGAGATGCGCGGCGTGCCTTTGCGAATCGAGCTCGGCCCGCGGGATTTGAAGAGCAAGAGCTGCGAATTTGTAATGAGAAGCGACGGCAGCCGGAAACACGTCCCGCTTCGTGATGTTGTACCTGAAGTGCAGCGAACGCTGGAAGAAATCCAAATGAGCATTCATGACGATGCGAACGAAGCGCTACGCACTTCCATTTATACCTACGACGAGAACAGCAGAGGTAACGAGAGCAGCGAGGAGACGATGGCTGAGTTGAAAAGAAAGACTGAACGAGGCATTGTATCCCTATTCCTGTGCGGCAGCGAAGAATGCGGGCAGGCGATAGAGGAGCAGCTTGGTGTAAGCGTGTTAGGCGAGGCAGTAAACGGGACTATCGAAGAGCGCGAAAAGGGCGAATGTAACTGCGTGATCTGCTCACGACCTGCAAAGAGGGTGTATGTCGCTCGCGCATATTGA
- a CDS encoding phosphatidylserine decarboxylase, translated as MSGNMLSPASGKVLRIGADGESRTITIFMHLHNVHVTSAPLDAVVKKITPEKGSFKPAFLRSADSNTKNTIELGTEYGDLKVIQIAGFFTRKILCDVEEGQEVRKGERIGKICFGSRVDITIPKGFEVLVEEGTRVKCGKTTIAVLQTGK; from the coding sequence ATGAGCGGAAATATGCTTTCACCGGCAAGCGGGAAAGTGCTGAGGATCGGAGCAGATGGGGAGAGCAGAACGATCACGATATTCATGCATCTTCATAATGTGCACGTAACGTCCGCGCCGTTAGATGCCGTGGTGAAGAAGATAACGCCGGAAAAAGGCTCTTTCAAGCCTGCTTTCCTTCGCAGTGCCGATTCCAATACGAAAAATACGATAGAATTAGGCACGGAATATGGCGATCTAAAAGTAATACAAATAGCAGGATTCTTCACGCGGAAAATACTGTGCGATGTGGAAGAGGGGCAGGAAGTGCGGAAAGGAGAGAGGATAGGTAAGATCTGCTTCGGCTCTCGTGTGGACATAACCATTCCCAAGGGGTTCGAGGTGCTCGTGGAAGAAGGCACCCGTGTGAAGTGCGGAAAAACGACGATCGCTGTGTTGCAGACCGGAAAATGA
- a CDS encoding protein-L-isoaspartate O-methyltransferase has protein sequence MEEERGYEEERKRLVDHLRRQGVSEAVLIAMLQVKRHLFVPQYLNAQAYADYPLPIGEGQTISAPHMVAMMCDYLELERNDRVLEIGAGSGYHAAVIAELIGDEGRVYSVERIPWLVEFARGNLERAEYTNVTVLSGDGTLGLPEHAPYDKISVTCAAPDVPPPLLEQLKHGGKLIIPIGKYRQVLYLLEKINGVKRERKADVVFVPLLGKYGFKWD, from the coding sequence ATGGAAGAGGAGCGTGGCTACGAGGAAGAGAGGAAGAGGCTGGTTGACCATCTTAGGCGACAGGGAGTTAGTGAGGCGGTTTTAATCGCGATGCTCCAAGTTAAACGACATCTTTTCGTACCTCAGTATCTCAATGCTCAGGCCTATGCTGATTATCCACTGCCCATCGGCGAAGGACAGACGATAAGCGCGCCACATATGGTTGCGATGATGTGCGATTACTTAGAGCTTGAGCGGAATGATAGAGTGCTTGAAATCGGCGCTGGCTCCGGGTACCATGCCGCGGTCATTGCTGAGCTGATCGGCGATGAGGGCCGCGTTTATTCCGTGGAACGGATCCCGTGGCTGGTGGAGTTCGCACGGGGAAACCTAGAGCGTGCGGAGTATACAAATGTGACGGTACTTTCGGGTGACGGCACTCTGGGCCTGCCGGAACATGCGCCATACGATAAAATAAGCGTGACCTGTGCGGCTCCTGACGTGCCGCCGCCGTTACTCGAGCAGTTGAAACACGGCGGCAAGCTGATTATACCGATCGGGAAATACCGGCAGGTGCTCTATTTACTGGAGAAGATAAACGGCGTAAAGCGAGAAAGAAAAGCCGATGTGGTTTTCGTGCCTTTGTTAGGCAAATACGGATTCAAATGGGATTAA
- a CDS encoding RNA-processing protein (similar to yeast Dim2p protein that is essential for 40S ribosomal subunit; structural studies show binding to 3' end of 16S rRNA in complex with archaeal IF2 alpha): MVTQHVKIPQDRIGVLIGHNGFVKEDIERKSECTITVDSTDGEVCVESIEGGDPLKMLRVTEVIRAIGRGFSPENAFALLDDDFLLLEVISLSHLSPKTLTRVKGRIIGRNGKTRRIIEELANVKISVYGKTISLIGDAERIRTAHDAIALLIQGSSHNSVYSFLERKRRAEAEQAGW; the protein is encoded by the coding sequence ATGGTAACCCAACACGTTAAGATTCCTCAGGATAGAATAGGCGTGCTCATCGGTCATAACGGCTTTGTAAAGGAGGACATAGAGCGGAAATCCGAGTGCACGATAACCGTCGATAGCACTGACGGCGAGGTCTGTGTGGAGAGCATCGAGGGCGGAGACCCGCTAAAAATGCTCAGGGTTACTGAAGTGATAAGGGCGATCGGCCGTGGCTTTTCGCCCGAAAATGCGTTTGCACTCCTTGACGATGATTTCCTACTCCTCGAGGTCATCTCGCTTTCGCATCTCTCGCCGAAGACGCTAACCCGCGTGAAAGGGCGGATAATCGGTCGAAATGGGAAGACGAGGCGAATAATCGAGGAGTTAGCGAACGTAAAAATATCCGTTTACGGGAAGACGATCAGCTTAATCGGTGATGCGGAGCGGATACGAACAGCGCATGACGCGATAGCGCTGCTGATACAGGGCTCATCCCACAACTCGGTGTATAGCTTTTTGGAGCGGAAGCGAAGAGCAGAAGCGGAGCAGGCAGGATGGTGA
- a CDS encoding serine protein kinase RIO has protein sequence MAEKEGLFEIDKWISDRQVPKGKRRKKDFRDRKTEQYVFDISTLETLYKFSKKGLITALGGPISRGKEAVIFHALGADDEEELAIKVYKINTANFNAMLDYIIGDPRFKHIKKDHRSVIFAWARKEFKNLNRAFDAGVRVPQPIACDKNVLLMEFIGRDGMAAPRLKDIPVDILTEDLDIEELFLRIVSAMKAMYEKGTMVHADLSEFNIVMNGYVERELGPAAKAGATVKIEPVLIDLGQAVLLDHPNADAFLLRDARNIVTYFNKLGLDHSEDEVMAMVKG, from the coding sequence ATGGCTGAGAAAGAAGGGCTATTTGAAATAGATAAGTGGATTAGCGACCGGCAAGTACCCAAAGGCAAACGCAGGAAGAAGGATTTTCGCGATCGCAAAACAGAGCAGTACGTCTTCGACATTTCTACGCTGGAAACACTCTACAAGTTCTCGAAGAAGGGGTTGATAACCGCGTTAGGCGGCCCTATCAGCCGGGGCAAAGAGGCAGTCATTTTTCACGCGCTCGGCGCGGATGACGAGGAGGAACTGGCGATCAAAGTGTACAAAATAAACACTGCGAACTTCAACGCGATGCTTGACTATATCATCGGCGATCCGCGGTTCAAACATATAAAGAAAGATCACCGGAGCGTCATATTCGCCTGGGCGCGTAAGGAGTTCAAGAATCTTAATCGCGCTTTCGATGCCGGCGTTCGAGTCCCGCAGCCGATCGCCTGTGATAAGAATGTGTTACTCATGGAGTTCATCGGCAGAGACGGGATGGCCGCGCCACGCTTGAAGGACATCCCCGTAGACATTCTCACTGAAGATCTCGATATCGAAGAGCTCTTCCTCCGTATCGTTTCCGCTATGAAAGCCATGTACGAGAAGGGCACTATGGTGCATGCGGATCTCAGCGAGTTCAATATCGTGATGAACGGCTATGTAGAGCGCGAATTAGGACCGGCGGCAAAAGCGGGTGCAACAGTTAAGATCGAGCCGGTGCTAATCGATCTGGGTCAAGCTGTACTGTTAGACCATCCCAATGCCGATGCATTCCTCTTGCGAGACGCGCGCAATATCGTTACCTACTTCAACAAACTCGGGCTCGATCATTCCGAGGATGAAGTAATGGCGATGGTGAAGGGCTAA
- the eif1A gene encoding translation initiation factor eIF-1A: MVYKTREGGGEEEVIRVRIPQKNKREVLGVVDKMLGGRRAIVQCVDGVERMGRIPGRLKRRQWVAPGNVVIIVPWDFQDEKGEIIYRYTRPQAEWLRKKGYLK, translated from the coding sequence ATGGTATATAAGACACGAGAAGGAGGGGGGGAGGAAGAAGTAATACGCGTCCGTATCCCGCAGAAGAATAAGCGCGAGGTGCTGGGGGTAGTGGATAAAATGCTGGGCGGACGACGAGCAATAGTGCAGTGCGTGGACGGCGTCGAGCGAATGGGTCGTATTCCCGGCAGGTTGAAGCGTCGACAATGGGTTGCTCCTGGTAATGTGGTTATTATTGTTCCCTGGGACTTCCAGGATGAAAAGGGCGAAATTATCTACCGATATACGCGACCGCAAGCAGAATGGCTGAGAAAGAAGGGCTATTTGAAATAG
- a CDS encoding GTP-binding protein, whose translation MEDVMKQRRRRKGILARLLRVFFFRKATARIGIYGPPNAGKTTLANRVIHTFVDENEDIGVSTDVPHETRRAIRKEGVLIDLKAKALQNPYSNEATDSSSTSDSKPRESKAKLKLDIVDTPGLATKIDFHDFLAFGLDEAEAKKRAKEATEGVIEAIKWLDDIDGVLLLMDACEDPYTQTNIVIIGNLEARGIPVIVVANKIDLPEASPQRIKDAFPQHTVIPISALKGEHMEDLYEEMARRFK comes from the coding sequence ATGGAAGACGTGATGAAGCAGCGGAGAAGGAGGAAGGGCATTTTAGCGCGGCTATTAAGGGTATTTTTCTTCAGGAAGGCAACGGCGCGGATAGGTATTTATGGCCCGCCAAATGCTGGTAAGACGACGTTAGCGAATAGAGTAATTCATACGTTTGTGGACGAGAACGAGGATATAGGGGTGTCTACGGACGTGCCCCATGAGACACGGAGAGCGATAAGAAAGGAAGGAGTGCTTATAGACCTGAAGGCAAAGGCGTTGCAGAACCCTTACAGCAACGAGGCCACGGACTCATCTTCAACTTCGGATTCGAAGCCGCGTGAGTCGAAAGCGAAATTGAAGCTTGACATCGTCGATACGCCCGGTTTAGCGACGAAGATAGATTTTCACGATTTCCTGGCGTTCGGGTTAGACGAGGCGGAGGCGAAGAAACGTGCGAAGGAGGCGACGGAAGGCGTCATAGAGGCGATCAAGTGGCTCGACGATATTGATGGCGTTCTGCTCCTGATGGATGCGTGCGAGGATCCGTATACGCAGACGAACATCGTGATAATCGGGAATTTAGAGGCGCGGGGCATTCCCGTGATAGTGGTGGCAAATAAAATCGATCTCCCAGAGGCATCGCCACAGCGGATAAAGGACGCGTTTCCCCAGCACACAGTCATACCCATCTCAGCATTGAAGGGTGAGCACATGGAGGACTTGTATGAGGAAATGGCGAGGAGGTTCAAGTAA
- a CDS encoding DUF2073 domain-containing protein: MEIKMDLISEDKINSMGSMEKLRFILDGVKSGNIVILEGGLSTEEQMQLIELTMAEVDDDFPGIEIGGYPAKRGFLNLRKKTRLTVIGPAKVMRTIKKDKDLISTVVSAV; the protein is encoded by the coding sequence ATGGAAATAAAAATGGATCTGATCTCTGAAGATAAAATAAATTCGATGGGCTCGATGGAGAAGCTGCGATTTATACTGGATGGGGTGAAGTCAGGTAACATCGTGATATTAGAAGGCGGTCTGAGTACGGAGGAGCAGATGCAGCTTATAGAGCTCACCATGGCAGAGGTGGACGATGATTTCCCGGGCATTGAGATCGGGGGCTATCCGGCGAAGCGAGGTTTTCTCAATCTGAGGAAGAAGACGCGACTCACCGTCATCGGGCCTGCGAAGGTGATGCGCACGATAAAGAAGGACAAAGACCTTATAAGCACGGTCGTTTCTGCAGTTTGA
- a CDS encoding winged helix-turn-helix transcriptional regulator has protein sequence MAIEDKLVKEAHVLVHPIRFRIVELLLKQPMHINEISKALGEERRLVSYHLDLLEEYGFVNSKHELSTKPKLKGRAIRTYWVTDKVQEVITAIKKKL, from the coding sequence ATGGCAATAGAAGATAAGTTAGTAAAAGAAGCGCATGTGCTCGTGCATCCGATACGGTTTCGGATCGTGGAACTGCTCTTGAAGCAGCCAATGCACATCAACGAGATCAGTAAAGCGCTGGGCGAAGAGCGACGACTTGTTTCTTACCATCTGGATCTTCTGGAGGAATACGGCTTCGTGAATAGTAAGCACGAACTCTCGACAAAGCCCAAGTTGAAGGGCCGCGCGATACGGACCTACTGGGTGACCGATAAAGTACAAGAAGTAATTACCGCGATCAAAAAGAAGCTTTAG